The following coding sequences lie in one Azospirillum humicireducens genomic window:
- a CDS encoding ABC transporter ATP-binding protein has translation MHRHPPVSDSAPAAVVVEDLHKRFGELEVLKGVSLTAREGDVITLIGSSGSGKSTLLRCINMLEIPDDGRVVIGGEAIALKKTRGGATVPADTRQVERIRTSLGMVFQSFNLWTHMTILENVIEAPVHVLGVPKAEAVDRARGLLDKVGILAKADSYPVQLSGGQQQRAAIARALAMQPKVMLFDEPTSALDPELVGEVLRVIRQLADEGNTMILVTHEMGFAREVASKVVFLHQGRIEEEGSPDKVLTDPDSDRVRQFLSRHLSGAA, from the coding sequence ATGCATCGCCATCCGCCCGTCAGCGACTCCGCACCCGCCGCCGTCGTCGTGGAGGATTTGCACAAGCGGTTCGGCGAGCTGGAGGTGCTGAAGGGCGTGTCGCTGACCGCGCGCGAAGGCGACGTGATCACGCTGATCGGCTCCTCCGGTTCGGGCAAGAGCACGCTGCTGCGCTGCATCAACATGTTGGAGATCCCGGACGACGGGCGCGTCGTCATCGGCGGCGAGGCCATCGCGCTGAAGAAGACGCGCGGCGGCGCCACCGTCCCCGCCGACACCCGTCAGGTGGAACGCATCCGCACCAGCCTCGGCATGGTGTTCCAGAGCTTCAACCTCTGGACCCACATGACCATCCTGGAGAATGTGATCGAGGCGCCGGTGCATGTGCTGGGCGTGCCGAAGGCCGAAGCCGTCGACCGCGCCCGCGGGCTCCTGGACAAGGTCGGCATCCTGGCCAAGGCCGACAGCTACCCGGTCCAGCTCTCCGGCGGGCAGCAGCAGCGCGCGGCCATCGCGCGGGCGCTCGCCATGCAGCCGAAGGTGATGCTGTTCGACGAGCCGACCTCGGCGCTCGACCCCGAGCTGGTGGGCGAGGTGCTGCGCGTCATCCGCCAGCTGGCGGACGAAGGCAACACGATGATCCTGGTGACGCACGAGATGGGCTTCGCCCGCGAAGTGGCGTCCAAGGTGGTTTTCCTGCATCAGGGGCGGATCGAGGAGGAGGGGTCACCCGACAAGGTGCTGACCGATCCCGACTCGGACCGGGTGCGGCAGTTCCTCTCGCGCCATCTGTCCGGCGCGGCGTGA
- a CDS encoding lysine/arginine/ornithine ABC transporter substrate-binding protein, with product MCALKKIVSALALGAMMAVAAAGAAGAKEWKTVRIGSEGAYPPWNATDTSGKLIGFEVDLANDLCKRMKVTCEFVAQDWDGIIPALQQGKYDAIMSAMTITGERKKVIDFSAPYGTEPSVFAVPTGSPLAKALNLGADRIDLNDQAKAKPVLDKLAEALKGKSVGVQVSTIQADFMDKHLSKVTMRTYDKIDNAGIDLNSGRVDAMFGDRSVVEAVLKATPGKMVVVGPNFIGGVIGEGMGVGLRKDTADLKAMFDKAIAEALKDGTVKKLSTQHFGYDISPK from the coding sequence GTGTGTGCGTTGAAGAAGATCGTTTCGGCCCTGGCGCTGGGCGCCATGATGGCTGTGGCCGCGGCGGGCGCCGCCGGTGCCAAGGAGTGGAAGACGGTCCGCATCGGCAGCGAGGGCGCCTATCCTCCGTGGAACGCCACCGACACCTCGGGCAAGCTGATCGGCTTCGAGGTCGACCTCGCCAACGACCTGTGCAAGCGCATGAAGGTCACCTGCGAGTTCGTCGCCCAGGACTGGGACGGCATCATCCCGGCCCTGCAGCAGGGCAAGTACGACGCCATCATGTCGGCGATGACCATCACCGGCGAGCGCAAGAAGGTCATCGACTTCTCGGCCCCCTACGGCACCGAGCCGTCGGTCTTCGCCGTGCCGACCGGCTCGCCGCTGGCCAAGGCGCTGAATCTCGGCGCCGACCGCATCGACCTGAACGACCAGGCCAAGGCCAAGCCGGTGCTGGACAAGCTGGCCGAGGCGCTGAAGGGCAAGTCCGTCGGCGTCCAGGTGTCGACCATCCAGGCCGACTTCATGGACAAGCATCTGTCGAAGGTGACCATGCGCACCTACGACAAGATCGACAATGCCGGCATCGACCTGAACTCCGGCCGCGTCGACGCCATGTTCGGCGACCGTTCGGTGGTCGAGGCGGTGCTGAAGGCAACGCCCGGCAAGATGGTCGTCGTCGGCCCGAACTTCATCGGCGGCGTGATCGGCGAGGGCATGGGCGTCGGCCTGCGCAAGGACACCGCCGACCTGAAGGCGATGTTCGACAAGGCCATTGCCGAGGCCCTGAAGGACGGCACCGTCAAGAAGCTGAGCACGCAGCATTTCGGCTACGACATCTCCCCCAAGTAA